Proteins from a genomic interval of Methanoplanus endosymbiosus:
- a CDS encoding universal stress protein — MNKILVLLDGSKWSHKAAKHARMLAEKKGNTEIVLFSVIDREEIRSTAFYYCKQNNSCSIIKDYEEKIQRDTRHDINGEISEILLRFNREGIKCSSKLAVGLREEEILKEIGSEDYSYIVMGAFGKKSNVKTGTLSGMIAKDVEIPMIIVH, encoded by the coding sequence ATGAATAAAATATTAGTGCTCCTGGACGGATCAAAATGGAGCCATAAAGCCGCAAAGCATGCCAGAATGCTTGCGGAGAAGAAAGGCAATACTGAAATTGTATTATTTTCAGTAATTGACAGGGAGGAGATCAGATCCACCGCCTTTTATTATTGCAAGCAGAACAACTCATGCAGCATAATAAAAGATTACGAGGAGAAGATCCAGAGAGACACACGCCATGACATAAACGGGGAGATATCTGAAATACTCCTCAGGTTTAACAGAGAGGGCATCAAATGCTCCTCAAAACTGGCTGTTGGACTTCGTGAGGAAGAGATATTAAAAGAGATTGGTTCTGAAGATTACTCATACATTGTTATGGGTGCTTTTGGTAAAAAATCCAATGTGAAAACCGGAACATTATCGGGTATGATAGCAAAGGATGTCGAAATACCTATGATAATCGTTCACTGA
- a CDS encoding transglutaminase-like domain-containing protein translates to MDQKKGLITLIALAAGVIIISLIFFQTAEGALSNPYPYDESTKATYTDYNSHKAAMYRDALQTGDPEIKKFTQIRIKPQNSGGPDIAKICDLWDYANDEWTIVSDPRGPEFISPVTETAKADLHGDCDDFSVFLSGMINSLDIDTRIAGVDNTGVNPGHAYPEVYIGNSESDIRTAGEYIRQRYDCINVYFSSSDNGGETGYWLNLDWRIGIPPPEGYYIYGKSGLIHDIYHPGGEYYSPEKTVAYFYPDGEWNKESKQVIYFGKTKFGEPKIYGI, encoded by the coding sequence ATGGACCAAAAAAAAGGACTGATAACACTGATCGCACTCGCCGCAGGAGTGATAATCATCTCCCTTATATTCTTTCAGACGGCAGAAGGGGCATTATCAAACCCATATCCATATGATGAGAGCACCAAGGCCACATATACCGATTACAACAGCCATAAAGCCGCCATGTACAGAGATGCGCTTCAGACCGGAGATCCGGAGATAAAAAAATTCACGCAGATACGGATCAAGCCTCAGAATTCAGGAGGGCCGGATATTGCGAAGATCTGTGACCTCTGGGATTATGCAAACGATGAATGGACCATTGTCAGCGACCCACGCGGGCCTGAATTCATATCGCCGGTAACTGAAACGGCGAAGGCGGATCTGCACGGAGACTGCGATGACTTTTCAGTCTTTCTCTCAGGCATGATAAACTCCCTTGATATTGATACAAGAATTGCCGGTGTTGACAATACAGGTGTAAATCCCGGCCACGCATATCCTGAAGTATATATCGGAAACAGCGAATCTGACATCAGAACTGCCGGAGAATATATCAGACAGAGATATGACTGTATAAATGTCTATTTTTCATCTTCAGACAATGGAGGAGAAACAGGATACTGGCTGAATCTTGACTGGAGAATTGGTATTCCCCCACCGGAAGGCTACTATATCTACGGAAAATCCGGCCTGATCCATGACATTTACCATCCAGGAGGAGAATATTACAGCCCGGAAAAAACTGTAGCATATTTTTATCCTGACGGGGAGTGGAATAAGGAATCCAAACAGGTCATCTATTTTGGAAAGACTAAATTCGGGGAGCCGAAGATATATGGAATTTAA
- a CDS encoding ArsB/NhaD family transporter, whose protein sequence is MFPIETLVAIAIFLITYALIIDERIHRAVAAMSGAAILVILGIVSWDAMLENIDFGTIFLLMGMMIIVNVASNSGLFEYLAIITAKSAKGSPMRVLFLFSIVTAVTSAFLDNVTTVLLLTPMLLYISKVMDLNPVPFLLAEIISSNVGGMGTLIGDPPNIMIASSAGLSFNEFLMIMGPIALVDLLIVLVIFFLMYRKKLKVDENERMAIKNTLDSLDERAAIQDIELFKKSIITLGIVIALFFMHNNIGEILHMVIPFVDPSMTLEPAEVALIGAALILIWSRQSPEKIFEKIEWPALFFFGGLFVLVGGLVETGVISDIAQFMIDNVKTTGEAMFVIAWFSGIASAIVDNIPLTAALIPLIHDIGANPTTAIDTYPLWWALSLGACLGGNGTAIAASANVVVIGIGEREGIHISFMDFLKIGMLVLFITISVGLLMLYMMF, encoded by the coding sequence ATGTTTCCAATTGAAACCCTCGTTGCAATAGCAATCTTTCTGATAACATATGCTCTCATAATAGATGAGAGAATTCACAGGGCTGTTGCCGCAATGTCAGGCGCGGCAATACTTGTCATACTCGGCATAGTGTCCTGGGATGCCATGCTTGAAAACATTGACTTTGGTACGATATTCCTGTTAATGGGAATGATGATCATAGTCAATGTAGCAAGCAACAGCGGTCTTTTTGAATACCTCGCGATAATTACAGCAAAATCAGCAAAAGGAAGCCCGATGAGGGTCTTATTCCTCTTCTCAATAGTAACGGCAGTGACAAGTGCATTTCTCGACAATGTCACAACCGTTCTTCTGCTGACCCCGATGCTGCTGTACATATCAAAGGTAATGGACTTAAATCCGGTGCCATTTCTGTTAGCCGAGATCATCTCCTCAAATGTGGGGGGAATGGGTACACTCATAGGAGACCCTCCAAATATCATGATCGCCTCATCAGCCGGACTTTCATTCAATGAATTTCTGATGATTATGGGGCCGATTGCCTTAGTGGATCTACTGATAGTTTTAGTGATCTTCTTCCTGATGTACAGAAAGAAATTAAAGGTCGATGAAAACGAGAGAATGGCAATAAAAAATACCCTTGACTCACTGGATGAAAGGGCGGCAATTCAGGATATCGAACTATTTAAAAAGTCAATTATCACACTTGGAATTGTAATTGCACTCTTTTTCATGCACAACAACATCGGAGAAATACTTCACATGGTAATTCCGTTTGTTGACCCGTCAATGACTCTTGAACCCGCAGAGGTTGCACTTATAGGAGCTGCACTCATCCTCATCTGGTCAAGGCAGTCTCCGGAGAAGATATTTGAAAAAATTGAATGGCCGGCCCTCTTCTTCTTTGGAGGACTTTTTGTCCTTGTAGGGGGCCTTGTTGAAACAGGAGTAATATCTGACATTGCACAGTTCATGATTGACAATGTGAAAACAACAGGCGAGGCAATGTTTGTTATTGCATGGTTTTCAGGAATTGCCTCTGCAATTGTGGACAATATACCACTTACAGCTGCACTGATTCCGCTGATACATGATATCGGTGCAAATCCGACAACTGCAATAGATACATACCCGCTATGGTGGGCATTGTCGCTGGGAGCATGCCTTGGAGGAAACGGTACTGCCATTGCTGCATCCGCAAATGTTGTTGTCATCGGTATTGGCGAGAGAGAAGGCATCCATATATCATTCATGGACTTTCTGAAGATTGGAATGCTTGTACTCTTCATTACAATTTCTGTCGGACTTTTAATGCTGTATATGATGTTTTAA
- a CDS encoding universal stress protein has translation MGYYSSLLNRKFKDVVGQRYDEIMKDYKEFFISEEEYLETEINRILFPLDISVKRIPESMYDLLELYNGEITLVYITDSYICSVIEEVLGRDTAENYCTVKESMGEEILNDVTRNLENKELIVKKRMFSGNKWDDIERISEEFDMVAISKDYGGGRADDNEISPVAQRLVQLLKVNTVLF, from the coding sequence ATGGGCTACTACTCATCACTATTAAACAGAAAATTCAAAGACGTTGTAGGCCAGCGTTATGACGAAATTATGAAGGATTATAAGGAATTCTTCATATCTGAAGAGGAGTATCTGGAGACGGAGATCAACAGAATCCTCTTCCCTCTGGACATCTCAGTGAAAAGAATTCCGGAGAGCATGTACGACCTTCTTGAGCTGTATAACGGAGAAATAACCCTGGTGTACATTACTGACAGTTATATCTGTTCAGTTATAGAAGAGGTATTAGGCAGGGATACGGCAGAGAATTACTGTACAGTAAAGGAAAGTATGGGAGAGGAGATTCTGAATGACGTAACCAGAAATCTTGAAAATAAAGAACTTATTGTTAAAAAAAGGATGTTTTCAGGGAACAAATGGGACGATATTGAGAGAATATCCGAAGAGTTTGATATGGTTGCCATCTCAAAGGATTACGGCGGCGGCAGGGCCGACGATAACGAGATCAGCCCGGTCGCACAGAGACTTGTTCAGCTGCTAAAAGTAAATACAGTCCTTTTCTGA